The Xenopus tropicalis strain Nigerian chromosome 2, UCB_Xtro_10.0, whole genome shotgun sequence genome window below encodes:
- the lypla2 gene encoding acyl-protein thioesterase 2 → MCGNNMSVPLLTDAVTVPAGERETGAVIFLHGLGDTGHGWAEALSAIRLPHVKYICPHAPRIPVTLNMKMVMPAWFDLMGLSPDAPEDEAGIKKAAESIKTIIEHEVKNGIPANRIVLGGFSQGGALSLYTALSCQHKLAGVIGLSCWLPLHKTFPQAASGVNKEISVLQCHGEADPMIPVRFGNLTSEKLKSVLNPSKVQFKSYPGVMHSTNQEEMMAVKDFLEKVLPRV, encoded by the exons ATGTGCGGGAATAACATGTCTGTACCGCTACTCACCGATGCCGTGACCGTGCCTGCGGGGGAACGGGAGACCGGGGCG gtgaTATTCCTTCATGGACTTGGTGACACAGG acaTGGCTGGGCCGAGGCACTGTCAGCCATCAGACTGCCACATGTGAAGTATATTTGCCCACATGC GCCCCGTATTCCAGTCACTCTGAACATGAAGATGGTGATGCCTGCATG GTTTGATCTGATGGGTCTGAGTCCTGATGCTCCTGAAGATGAGGCGGGAATCAAGAAGGCAGCAGAGAGCA TTAAGACTATCATTGAGCATGAAGTAAAGAATGGAATCCCggccaataggattgtcttgggTGGTTTCTCTCAG GGAGGGGCTCTTTCTCTGTACACAGCCCTCAGCTGCCAACACAAACTGGCTGGAGTAATTGGACTAAGCTGTTGGTTGCCTCTTCATAAGACATTCCCTCAG GCTGCAAGTGGTGTAAATAAGGAAATATCTGTTCTGCAATGTCATGGAGAAGCTGACCCTATGATTCCTGTTCGCTTTGGAAACCTCACCTCAGAGAAGCTGAAATCGGTGTTGAACCCTTCTAAAGTCCAGTTCAAATCATACCCTGGAGTCATGCATAGCACCAATCAGGAG GAAATGATGGCAGTGAAAGATTTCTTGGAGAAAGTGCTCCCACGAGTGTAA
- the pithd1 gene encoding PITH domain-containing protein 1 isoform X2, with translation MSHGHSHGGGCSCESDHSDAPERGLEYGLFRKIDLDKLQCLNESREGSGRSVFRAWEERHDRSLFVESDDDEELLFNIPFKNVPHMSFGDTGREADQTFSLNIDVSGNLEYPTKISRFSNVSHLSIHISKNFGAENTKIYYIGLRGEWTEAHRHEVTICNYEATANPTDHKVSQITPQTHFIS, from the exons ATGTCGCACGGGCACAGTCATGGCGGTGGTTGTTCCTGTGAATCCGACCATTCGGATGCCCCAGAGAGGGGTCTCGAGTATGGTTTGTTCCGGAAAATTGATCTTGACAAGCTGCAGTGTTTGAACGAAAGTCGGGAGGGCAGTGGAAGAAGTGTTTTCCGGGCCTGGGAGGAAAGACACGACAGAAGTCTG tttgtaGAAAGCGACGATGATGAAGAATTATTGTTTAACATCCC GTTTAAGAATGTTCCTCACATGAGTTTTGGTGATACTGGAAGAGAAGCTGATCAAACCTTCAGTCTGAATATTGATGTCTCTGGAAATTTAGAGTACCCTACAAA AATATCTCGCTTTTCAAATGTCTCCCATCTATCTATTCATATCTCTAAGAATTTTGGTGCTGAGAACACAAAAATCTACTACATTGGCCTAAGGGGAGAATGGACAGAG GCTCATCGACATGAAGTGACTATCTGCAATTATGAAGCTACTGCAAACCCAACTGATCATAAAGTATCACAGATCACACCACAAACCCATTTTATCTCTTAA
- the pithd1 gene encoding PITH domain-containing protein 1 isoform X1, with protein sequence MSHGHSHGGGCSCESDHSDAPERGLEYGLFRKIDLDKLQCLNESREGSGRSVFRAWEERHDRSLFVESDDDEELLFNIPFTGNVKLKGIVLIGEDSDTHPAELRLFKNVPHMSFGDTGREADQTFSLNIDVSGNLEYPTKISRFSNVSHLSIHISKNFGAENTKIYYIGLRGEWTEAHRHEVTICNYEATANPTDHKVSQITPQTHFIS encoded by the exons ATGTCGCACGGGCACAGTCATGGCGGTGGTTGTTCCTGTGAATCCGACCATTCGGATGCCCCAGAGAGGGGTCTCGAGTATGGTTTGTTCCGGAAAATTGATCTTGACAAGCTGCAGTGTTTGAACGAAAGTCGGGAGGGCAGTGGAAGAAGTGTTTTCCGGGCCTGGGAGGAAAGACACGACAGAAGTCTG tttgtaGAAAGCGACGATGATGAAGAATTATTGTTTAACATCCC GTTTACAGGCAATGTGAAGCTAAAAGGGATTGTTCTTATTGGAGAAGACAGTGATACACATCCTGCAGAATTAAGACT GTTTAAGAATGTTCCTCACATGAGTTTTGGTGATACTGGAAGAGAAGCTGATCAAACCTTCAGTCTGAATATTGATGTCTCTGGAAATTTAGAGTACCCTACAAA AATATCTCGCTTTTCAAATGTCTCCCATCTATCTATTCATATCTCTAAGAATTTTGGTGCTGAGAACACAAAAATCTACTACATTGGCCTAAGGGGAGAATGGACAGAG GCTCATCGACATGAAGTGACTATCTGCAATTATGAAGCTACTGCAAACCCAACTGATCATAAAGTATCACAGATCACACCACAAACCCATTTTATCTCTTAA